AGAAGTTCAAAGTACGGAAACGATCGCGGAAGCGGAGCCGGTAGCCGGCGCCTCAACGTCGGAGGAAACGAACGGTGTAAGAATCGAATCCAATTGGTCCTTGAGAATGCGTTCGGACGGATCCTTTTTTATGGAAGGAGATACCCAGGATCAAAAAAGCGACGATATGGGTTACGTAAATAAGACGAGCAAGTTTTACGCGATCGGAAATTACGAAGTCAAAGAATCTTCCGCAGATTCGTTGAAACTTAGGGTATTCGGGTATATGAGAAAATACTCATCTTCCTTCGAGGAAAAATACGGGGACATGGATTGCAACGGTTGTGGAAGAGATTGTAACATGGCGGAAACCGACCCGGATAAAAAGGAAATCATCTTTCAGGATTTTATCACGATCAAAAAATTGAACGGAAATATTTACGTTCAAAACACAAGTCCAAGTCGCAAACTCGACTTCAAAACTTTGGAGATGGCCCTGGAGTGAAGTCGTTTCGAATTGTAAGCGCTTTTGTCGTTTTCTTTTTTCTGGTCTTTGATTGTAAAAAAGAATCTTCCGGTTCCGATTCGCAAAAATTGGAACCGTTGGAAAGTGATCCCAATCGACAAATGCAGGTTTCGATTCTTTGGGAGAAAAAAAGATTCCCGTTCGAGATGGAACTTTTCGAAGGAGCTTCCCAAAGACCGGTCGATCTCTGGTCGACTGGAACGGTGAAAGAACTTTCGGATGCGCCAGTTTCCGTCCCGATCCCCGGAAACGATCTGTATCTCAAACCCGGTTCCAAAAAAAAATTCGTCTTGGTCGTGCGGAACAAGAGTGATCGTGATTTTTACTTTTTCGCGGCCCCACATTCGATGGAACCTCCGGAAAGTTCCCTCGGCTTCAAGTTCAAATGTCTTTGTATCAACCACGCGTTTTATATTCCTCCGGGAGAAATCTGGTATCGAGTCGTGGAATTAAGAACCGGAGGGGAAGCCTTGGGAAAAGAATTAAAAATTTCTCATACACTTGTCGGGATGGACGAGGAAAGAATTCGGATCTATCAAAAAAGAATCGGTTCGGGTACTTCTTCTTCGAGCGACGATTGAATGACTTTATAAAACAAACTAGGATCTGAGTTTCTTATGAGTGCTTGTCCTTCTCCTTCACAATCGGCTCGGGAAGGAAAAGAGACATCCAAGATTGAAATACGCGATTCTTTCTAAAAAAGGAACTAGTAGCCGATAAGAAGCCAAAAAAAGACGGGGACGTCTCTTTGAATCGGCATTCTTATGAACCGAGCGTATGAAATCAAAGAGACAAATTTATTTTGAATCGATAAGGAATCCTTAGTTTTTTCCGTAAGGGGATTCCGCGCCGCGCCCGCCTCCGCAAAGAACGATCTTATTTTGAACTCTACAGTTTTGTTTGGATCCGTCAAAGGAAGAACTCATCGTTCCTTCCGCAGAATTTCTTTCGTCTTGAAAGTCTCCCTCATAGACGCTCGTATCTGGGAAACGAACCTTTCCCGGTCCCAACATCGCTCCCGCTTGAAAGGTTCCTTCCAAAAGGGCTCCGTTCTTAAAGATATAGGTTCCTTTTCCTTCTTTCAAATCATCCTTGAACGTTCCGTCGAACTTGTCGCCGTTTGCATATTTGATTTTGCCGGATCCGTTCCGAAGGTCGTTCTGAAAAGAACCCCTATATTCGTCGCCGTTATCATAGACATAAGTTCCGATTCCGGAAGTGCAGTTTCCTTCGATACAACCCTGGGTTTGTTTCGCGTTCGGATCCGCGTTTGCGGAACGGTTGGCCGCCCCGGCGGATGTTTCTTGATCCTCGTTGTTTTGAGGTTCGTCCTCTTGATAAGCGGATCTTCCCGCCGCGCTTGCAGATTCGTTAGGCGATATCTTTTTGTCACCAGAGGTACAATGAACGAAAAGAATCGATACCGCAAATGTTGCCGCAAGAACGATCGATTTACAATTTTCTAATGAGACAAAACGTGTCTCAAAAGTTTTAAAGAGAATCATAATTTTCGAATACAGAATAGAAGCGTTTCTACCGGAGTTCATAGTCAAAATATTATTAAGTAAGCCGAAATCTGTCAAACCGATTTCTATTTTAAGAGTTCGGAGACGGGCATCGCCTGTTGATTGATAAACGAAGGAAGCTTCGAACGTATCCTTTGATATAAGAATAAATAGAAATGTCTCATAAGAGGAGAAAAAAGAATTCGATCTAGAATTCTCATGTCTTTATTTCTTCGAATGAATAATTTCAGTAAAAGTTTAGACATAAATCCCGGAATTCTTTTGCGAGAAAGAATTCTAAATTTATAAGCGTCGGGATAATTTTCAGCGTAGATATTCGCGAGGTGAATCGTCTCTTCTAGGAGGTAGTGTTGTCTTTCGGGATCCGGAAGATAAAGAAGTTCTCTACAGAAGGCAAAGAGCTGAAACGTATCGTATTGAAAACGAAAGTCGTAAGGTAAAGAAATTCTTTTTGCGATTCTTCCCATTTCGTTGAGACTTTCGATAGCCTTGTATCCGACTTCCACGGATCTTTCCCTGTTTTCACAAAAAGAATAGTAGAGAATTCTAAAATGATCGCTGATCGTGACACGATCCCAGGTGATATGAAGTAGCGGTGGAATCCTGACTCTGTGTATATAGAGTTGATGTTTCGCAAATTCCGGATCGTAGAGAAGGTTTAAGATCACGTATTCCGAAAGGCGTAAAAATCGTATCAGCTCCGTGAGATTTTTTTTGCCGTAAAATTTACGAAGACTCTTTTTTACGCTCCAATTCTTTCGGAAAAGACCGATACAAACGAAGGTGTTGAGCTCGTTCCAATAGGAAGTATTCTTTAAAAACGTAATGTTTTTAAAGGAGGACCAACCTCCTGTTTGACACCAAACGCTGAACCCCGCCAAATTTTTCGCGTTTTTTAGCTCCTCTCTGTAGGCCGCGTATTGCCAACCTACGAAAGACGGAAATTCTCCAAAACCTTCGTATTCTCTTCTCGCTTGGAATTCCACGAGCTTCGGTCTGTCGTCTTGAAAGAAAAGGGAATTGAGATTTAGATAGCGGAAAAAATCGCCTTCTCCGTATTTCATCGAAATGATCAGATTGTCCGTCGGAATGTCTAAAAAGACTTTCTCATACGTTATTTTATTCCAAATGAGGTCTCCGATCGGATAAGCGCCAATCGTCCAGGTCCTAAATATTAATGTTTTGGAATGTTTTTTGAATAAGGGAAGGATTTCCTTTAGAAGACGATTCGCGTCCTCCGGAGTTTTTAAAAAAAGACGACTTCTGAAATCTCCCTTTACGTCGACTCCGTCTGATTCGCCGATTCTTAATATGATTCCGTCTATGTTTTCGAATTCGGAAAAGAGTTTTTCCAACGCGGAATAAAAAAGGGAGACGACCTTGCCAAAACTTCCGCCTGTTTCTTGTTCGATGCTCGCGTTCGAAAAGAGAAAGTCGCTCGTGAGAAAAACTTTCATTCCGTTCTTCTTCGCGGTCTTAAAAAGTTTACGATAGGATTTTTGATAGGATTGAATTTTGGAACGAAGGTTCTCGGGATAAAAAGGGAAGTCGGTAAGAAAAGAAAGTTCATCGATCGAGATCGCATTGTATCCCAGCGTACTTACTTTTTTTACGTACGAATCGAAATTCTCTCGTATCTTCTTATGAGTTTTTTTTCTGAACTCTTGGTTTTTTTCCAAAAGACCGATGGGAGCCTTGGACCAGTTCAACGATTTACCGGGAGCCTTTACGAAAAAAGGCGCGCTGGAATCGATCAAAGCCAGATCCAAATTCATCTTAGGGAACGTCCTTTTTGAAACGTATGGTTTCCAAGGTTCCCGCGACAAGAATCATAACACCTCCCGTAATTTCTCGGTAACCGGGAATGTCGCCTAATATCACCCATGCGAGAAGAATGGAATATACTGGTTGGATGCTTGAAAGGATGCCCGCCGTCTTTAACTTTAGTTGAAACATAGACTTTACATAAAGTGTATGCGCGAACGCGGTAAAAAACGTTCCTAGTAGAATCATGAGTCCGAGAGAATGAAAGTTCGAAGGAATCGGATCCCAATAACAGACCGGTGCGAGAAAAAACGCGGCCGTAAGCGATTGTAAAAACATCACTTGAGCGCTACCGTGATGAGAAAGAAATTTTTTGGTGATCAGATTTCGAAATGAAAAAGTGAACGCTGAAAAAAGTCCGGAGAGGATTCCTAAAAACAAATCGTTCCCCGGTTTCAAGTCCGGGATAAGAATTCCCACTCCTAAAAGAACAAGAAGTGCAAGAAAGATATCCGTCTTTTTCGGTCGAGTTGCAAAGTAGATCGGTTCGATAAAAACCGTGATCACCGGGTGTGTAAACAAGGTGAGAACGGCGATCGCTGGAGAGGCAAGTCTCGCCGATGCAAAAAAACTGATCCAGTGAATCGCCAAAAGAACT
Above is a genomic segment from Leptospira stimsonii containing:
- the lsa20 gene encoding LIC11469 family lipoprotein adhesin Lsa20, producing MKSFRIVSAFVVFFFLVFDCKKESSGSDSQKLEPLESDPNRQMQVSILWEKKRFPFEMELFEGASQRPVDLWSTGTVKELSDAPVSVPIPGNDLYLKPGSKKKFVLVVRNKSDRDFYFFAAPHSMEPPESSLGFKFKCLCINHAFYIPPGEIWYRVVELRTGGEALGKELKISHTLVGMDEERIRIYQKRIGSGTSSSSDD
- a CDS encoding MORN repeat-containing protein; this encodes MILFKTFETRFVSLENCKSIVLAATFAVSILFVHCTSGDKKISPNESASAAGRSAYQEDEPQNNEDQETSAGAANRSANADPNAKQTQGCIEGNCTSGIGTYVYDNGDEYRGSFQNDLRNGSGKIKYANGDKFDGTFKDDLKEGKGTYIFKNGALLEGTFQAGAMLGPGKVRFPDTSVYEGDFQDERNSAEGTMSSSFDGSKQNCRVQNKIVLCGGGRGAESPYGKN
- a CDS encoding glycosyl hydrolase family 67, with amino-acid sequence MNLDLALIDSSAPFFVKAPGKSLNWSKAPIGLLEKNQEFRKKTHKKIRENFDSYVKKVSTLGYNAISIDELSFLTDFPFYPENLRSKIQSYQKSYRKLFKTAKKNGMKVFLTSDFLFSNASIEQETGGSFGKVVSLFYSALEKLFSEFENIDGIILRIGESDGVDVKGDFRSRLFLKTPEDANRLLKEILPLFKKHSKTLIFRTWTIGAYPIGDLIWNKITYEKVFLDIPTDNLIISMKYGEGDFFRYLNLNSLFFQDDRPKLVEFQARREYEGFGEFPSFVGWQYAAYREELKNAKNLAGFSVWCQTGGWSSFKNITFLKNTSYWNELNTFVCIGLFRKNWSVKKSLRKFYGKKNLTELIRFLRLSEYVILNLLYDPEFAKHQLYIHRVRIPPLLHITWDRVTISDHFRILYYSFCENRERSVEVGYKAIESLNEMGRIAKRISLPYDFRFQYDTFQLFAFCRELLYLPDPERQHYLLEETIHLANIYAENYPDAYKFRILSRKRIPGFMSKLLLKLFIRRNKDMRILDRILFSPLMRHFYLFLYQRIRSKLPSFINQQAMPVSELLK
- a CDS encoding DMT family transporter is translated as MSSESKTKTFLEFQFAMLLISGNILFAKLIDESVWMITFSRTVFASAGLYLFLKWRGKPVFFTVTSENLASLGSGVLLAIHWISFFASARLASPAIAVLTLFTHPVITVFIEPIYFATRPKKTDIFLALLVLLGVGILIPDLKPGNDLFLGILSGLFSAFTFSFRNLITKKFLSHHGSAQVMFLQSLTAAFFLAPVCYWDPIPSNFHSLGLMILLGTFFTAFAHTLYVKSMFQLKLKTAGILSSIQPVYSILLAWVILGDIPGYREITGGVMILVAGTLETIRFKKDVP